Genomic DNA from Roseburia intestinalis L1-82:
TGTGTCGTCCATGCGCTTGCAAATGTCGTCATACTCTGCCCGAGTCATGTCGGCTGGTTTCTTGCTGTATAAATAATTGATCCTGCCGTCTGTCTGCTCTTTGGAGAGCCCGGCGTCCTGAGCTTTCCGGTACATTCTGTCGAGCTGGGCCGCTGTGAGCTTTTTCTCGGCTCCATTCTGGCCGCTCTGAGCGGTTTTATTGCCTTGTTGGCTCTGTTGATTGCCTGCGGCATTTCTGACCGGCTGTGAGGCTGTTTGAGCGCTTGGCTTGCCCTTCATGTCTGGATCAGTCTCGCCCATGTCAATGCTGAATTTTTCAAAAAGATAATATTTTATAGCATAGGTCCACGCGCTGCCTTTAGCTTTGGCCGGATCGTCGTTCCATGCGATTGCATGAGTCTGGGCCTCGTCGGTGTCGTCCTCGTTGTCTGCATTGGTCCAGCGCATTGTCAGATCGGACTCATAAAGGAACATAAGGCCGCCGTGCTGCGTGTTCATGGTTTTAATTTGGGCGTTTTCCTCCTGAATAATGTCGAAGTTGACGCCGAGCTCATTCATCGTGGGAGTGATAGCTCTCCAGACGTCGTCAATCTTTGCAAACTTATAGGGAACCTCCTCGCTGTGCTGGCCCTTTTCAATCCTCGGGATCTGGCGCCGCAGTTCGATGAATTTCTCCTGCAGGCTCATTACCTCGATCGGTTTGTCCCGCCGCGTCTGGAATGAGGCAACCGGGGAGCCCGCTGCGGTTTCTTTCTGTTCTTCTTGCATGTGGTTTCTCCTCCTTATGCCGCCGCACATAGGCGGCGGGATTTATGATTTACTGAATTACGAAGCAGACCGGGACGTAAAGCTCGGTGCTGGCGCTCCAGTCGTAGGAGTGCCCGTGGTAGCTGACGGACACGCAACCAGTCGAGCCGCCACTCCTGACAGAAGCGGTCCAGTACCAATCAGGTGATCCACCTTTTCTGTTGCACTTGATACGGTTGCGGCGGTCCTTGTAGTATTCGATCTGGCTGTATGTGTCGTCCTCTGAATAGCAGCAGTCCCCGAACAGCTCCGACTCGGTGGGTAAAAAGAGGCGACAGAGTGAGCTCTCGCCGTTTTCCTGCTTACGCTCAACCTCGGCGATCACATTGCGAAGCTCCTCCGGCAGACTGTTGAAAACTTCCTCGTTTAAGTAGCGCTTGACGTCTGAGTCTGCGAAGCCTCCGGCGTTTCTGTTGTTCTGGTTGTAGGCAACCTCTACCGGCAGGCAATCCTTACTCTCGAAGCGAGCCCAGCCCGGGCCCATGTCAACGACTACGAGATCCATTTCCTCGCCGTCGAGGGTTTTCTCTGTGATAATGTCGCCGATCTTTAATGTGCCGCCGCCTCCTTTTATCAGGTTAGCGAGTCCTTTCCATGTTGTTTCTGTCTCTGTTGTGGTTGTCTGAATTAACTTAGGCATTTTCTTTCCCTCCGTTCTGAATTGTTGAAATAGCAAGCTCGAGAGCCTCAACCTCTGTTCTGAGCTGACTTTCTTCGTTCATGAGCTCTGTGAGCCTTTCCTTTTTAGGCTGCAAAATAGCAGTTATCTGGGCTATGGCTGGGTTTTCAGTCTGCGCCTGAGCGCTGGTTGCTTTGTTCATTTCTTCCATTGTGGTGTCCTCCTTTAATATTCCGACGTGGCTCAAAAAGTCCGTTATCGACTCAGCTACGCCGGTTGCAACGGTTGTGGTTACTGCATTACCGAATTGCTTATAAGCCTGAGAGTCTGAGACTACCTGCTCCCAATGTTCCATAGGAAACGCCTGCAGGCGTCCGTATTCCGTTGGGGTTAGCTTTCTGACTCTGTATCGTTTTTTATCTAAAATTTTCACTTGTCTACACCCCCCCCCCGCAAGTCGTAAGGGTAGGGGCCAGACCGTCAGGATCGTACACTCGCCGAATGGAGTCTTGCCCCTTTATATCCAGCAAGCCGATCATTTCAAGTTTTGGCATTTTCGTCCTCCTTTGATAGTTCAATGACAGCAGTCATGCCTTGACGCCCGAAGCCTTTCGAGTCTCTTGCCTGAAGGCAATTTGCTGTATCGGTGAACTTCTGTAACTTGGTGGCGTAGTCTGTCACCGTTACTCCGATGTGCTCAACAGTATGTGCTGGTAGTTGTGCTTCTTGGTCAACGACCCCCCCCGCCAACTCGAAGGGTTTTGCCGCAACCGTTTGGATCCAGTAGGCCGGTCTCGGTGCATATCTCGGAGACAATAACGCCGTTTTCGTCGTCCTCCTCAGTTTGAATAATTACGCCGTGGAGATCCTGAGCTGTAAGCGTAAACATCGGATCTTCGTCGTCTTTGGCTCGCCGACCGTTCTGCCTTTTCTCGATACGGTCTGGCGTAATGGTTGCGTGTACTTTTCCGAGAGTCTCCAGCCTTTTGAGAGCCTGCTCGATGATTTTCTGGGCTTTCTCGTTTGGAATGTAAAACCTCTCAGGGACGTTATCGTCCAGAAAAAGCGACAGTTTGGGAACATTTTCAGGATCTTCGTTTTGCGCTGGCATTTGTAAAACGTCCGGCAGGTCGTCTCTGGTGGCTGCTATGTAGTAGCGTTCCCGGTTCTGGGCCACATTCCAGAATTTTGAATTGTATAATTTAACATGAGCGATATATCCGCGCTGTTTTAATTCTGCTGTAAGCACTGGAATGTATGGAGTTAAGCCCTTTACATTTTCCGCAACGAGCACGGCTGGGAGTGAGTTCGGTGCGTGTTCTCTGGTTTCGTCAATCAGGCGCATTATTTCATAAAAGCACCCGGAGCGGCTGGCCGCTTTATAGTTTTTCGAGCCGCAATTCGGGCAGGTTGTCTGCCCTGTGAAATTACTCGGATCAATAGCAAAATCGCTGTCACAATCTTGGCATTTAAGCAGTAGCCCGGCTTGTTTACCGGCGACGCTCAGATCTTGGCAAGGGAACCCAAAAGCCCAAACATGAGCAAAAGGGACGTCCTGCCATGTCATTTCTTTAATATCTGCCTGCTTTACATGGTGTCCGACATTGTGGTCGTAGCTCTGCACCGCATATTTGTCAAAATCCCACGCACCGGCTATTTTGTAGCCAGCATTGAGGAACCCGACGCCCATGCCTCCGCAGCCGCAGAAAAAGTCATTTACTATCGGTTGCATTTATTCCTCCTTCTCCGCATAGAAGCGGTGGTTGTTAATTGTCATTATGTAGCGCTGTGACTCGTGGAACTTACTCGCCACAAGATCGGGATTGTAAAAGTATTTGATCGGCTCGGTGCTTGCTATCATTCCGAAGTCAAACACATACCGAACGGCCTGCATTGCCTCCGTTGACGGCTCCGGTCTTTTCTTGGAATAGGAGTAGCGGGCTGCTGCCTCTGCCGGTCGGATCCCGTCGTCCTCGCACGCCTGCAGGATACACTGGCAAATTGCAATTTTACCCGCCAGCGGTTCGCCCTCGGCCTCTGCTGTGACGATCTGGGCCACCTCGTAGCGCTCGGCGTCTGTCAGTTCGTACCGGAGTTCAAAACCGGTCTCAGAGGCCCACGATCTCGCGAGCTCCTCCATGTTTACCGCGTGAGGTTCCCCGTCCTCTGTCAGATATGCGAAGTAGTAGCCGTCCGGCTGCGTTTCGTCCTGAATTATGAGAGTAGTCTCCTGCGGTGTCTCTGTTGTTTCTGCTGCCGGAGCGTTTACCGGTTCTTTTTTCTTGCTGCAAGATACCAGACTCACGGTAACGGTCACAACGAGCACCAGAGCGGCGCCTGCTGCCAGTCTGGCGAGGAAAACCTCGCGGCGCCTATTGGCTTTTCTGCGTTTTCGTGCTATAATTTCTCTGTGATCTTTGAAATTATGGACGGGCTCAGGCGAGAGCACCGTCTCCTTCTTCGCGGTCACTTGGGCTGGACGTTCTGGGCGTCTGGCCCTTTTTATGTCCTCATGTGTTTGCATTGGTCTGTATGCCTCCTTTTGGTTCGTAGTTTCTCAGCTCGCAGAGGGCGAGCGTGAAGTCTTGGAAGGCGAGCTGCTTCACCAGATCGGCCACCAGCAAAACACGGTACCAGCCGGAGCGGTACGTCGCCGTGTCCTCTGGCTGCATTTCTGTGGCCCGCTCGAGCTTTCTGTCTGCATAAGACTCAGCCCGCTGCATTTCCTTGTCTGGGACCTCTTGGCCCAGTATCTCAAAAACCGCCTCGCGGCTGTATTCTTCGGCCATGTGTTGCGCGCCTCCTTTACTTTTTGTCGTTGTCTTTTCCACCTTTGTTGTTGTAGCTGATAATTACCAGCGTTACGCAAATAATCAGGGTAATAAGTACGCCGTTACTCACAAGATCCACCTCCATTCATAAGATCCGGCAGTCTGCACCCGAGCTTGTAAGACTGGGGCATGTATGTGATCTGTCTCAATTTCCGGCCGGTTATGCCGTACTTCGGGTTGTAGCCCAGAAGGTCGATGTAGTCCGTCAGGTCGTCCCGTTCTTCGCTCATGGCCTTAGTCACCTCGTAGAGCGCCAGAACGTCGTCGATCGCTCTGTGGCTGTTCTGGACCTTGTCAGCGAGGCCGTAGTGTTCGATCGCGTTCGCCAGCTTGTGCGGGTATGCCGCGCGGTCCTTGTATACTGTCAGGGAGTCGAGTGCCCGGAGCTTTGGAGCTTTCGGAACCATGCCGCAGCGCTTGAACATTTCCAGAATGAAAAGCAGGTCAAACTGGATATTGTGAGCCACCAGCAGCACCTCGCTGTCACTGTGGAGCATATTGCAGAAGATCCTGCAGGCTTCGCGGTAGTCGATCCCTTTATCTGCCAGCATGTCGTCGGTGATATGAGTCAGCTCGACGATCTTCTCCGGTATCTTTTCGCCCTCCGGCAGCTTGCAAAAAGCGTCGATTTTGAGCTCTATGCCGTTTTCGGTTACGAGAGCAGCAGCCAGCTCGATGATCTGATCCTTTTCAGGATCGAGGCCGGTTGTCTCAGTATCGAAAAATACAATTTTCTTAAACTGCTGCAACAATTTCCTCGCGCTCGAGCACCTCCTTCGCAACGAATAGCTTTTCGGTGGCTGCTATCGTCTTATTTTGGTTCATGGTGCGGGTTACGCTGTGGATCCACACCGGCACGAAGTCGTCAGGAGCTTCCTGCTCGCTGATTAGTACAATGTTGTCATGGCTCCAGAGCCGTGCGACTCTCCAGAAGTCCGCGTGGTCGAAAATTTCAACCGATTTATACTGCTTTGTGTTCTCGTAGGGTGGATCCATGTAAATGACGCACCCGGTCGGGTTCCATGCCCGGTAGTCCTTATGTAAGAAAATGACGTCCTTCAGCTTGTCCCGCTGCGCCTCGATGTTGCGCCGGCCCTCGTCCTGATAGTCACGGAGTCCTCCGGTTGTCTGAGTCTTGCCAGAGTAGCCGCCGTCGAAAAATCTGCCATTATACGAAGCCACAAAACCGACATAGCCTGCGTACCATTCCGGGTAGTCGTCGCGGTTGGCTCGGACTTTGGCGTATTCCTCGCGCTCGATGTAGCCCGGGAGCTCGCCGCCTGCCTGAATGTGCTGCATGAGGGCGATCAGGTACTTGTTGCAATCGCTGGCGATCCGCTGCGGGGCTTCGATCTTGTCGATCACATTGCAGCCGCCGCAGAATGGCTCGAGATAGGTCTCATAGCCGGAGCGCTCGATCTGTTCCTGAATGATCGGCACGATGTAGCGGGCGACTTTCGCCTTGCTTCCCATGTATTTCATAGGGCTGCTGCCTCCTTTCTTTGTTGTCTCTGTTTCTTCCAGTTTTGATAGTCTGCCATAACGGCAGGATCCTCGAACGCTCTCGACATTCCGCTGATTATGGTCCTGCAGAGCGCGTCGCTCTCATTTTCCGGGAGTGTATCGAGTTCGATGTTGATATTTTGCGGGGTTCTGGATCCCACGCTTTTGAGTGGTTTCATTGCCATAAAGTCGCTCCTTCCTCTGCTTGGTTTCACACACCGGGCAGACGTACCCACTCGGAGGGATAACGGCCAGAGCGCTGATCTGCCAGTCCTTACCGCATATTCGGCAGGCTGCTTGTCTCGCTTGTGAGTTCTTTCTTGCCATTAGGGGACCTCCTCGTCGTCGCCGGCCTCGGTGTCGTCCTGCTCCTCTGGGGTATCACACCCGAGAGAGTGGAGCAGCTTGCGGGCTCTGTCTCTTGCCATGCGTTTGATCTTGGTTCTGTACTTCTTGCGGATCCGGCGCTTTTTGTGGTGTTCTGCCATGTACCACCAGTGGCGATCATTGCACCAGATACGGTCCACCGCGTCGCGTACAATCTTCACAATTTTACCGGCCAGCTCTTTGATCCAGTCGAACACCGGGGAGAGCATGCGCTCTATGATTTCTTTGAGCTCCTCGAGCTTCTCACTGAGCTGTCGAATATCGTCCGGGATCTGTATGCCGTCGTCTGGGGAGCAGTCTCTAAAATAATCGGGCAGCGGCGGGGCGGTGAGGCCTCGGCAAAATTCCGCGGTAGTTATTCCGCTGCGGCTTGTGTGCTGCATTACATTAAAGAGGACCGTCTCAAAGTCTGAGGGGTGGCTGCTTACGGTTTGCAGGATCCGGTTGCGGTATTTCTTGCGGATCCGGTATTTTCTGCCATGCTCAGCGAAGTGGATCCACTTGCGCGGTATGTAAGTAGGGTAGTAGTCTTTTGCTTTCATTGTGCACCTCCGTTTCCTAACTTACGCGGTGCGTAAGATAAGGCTAAAAAAAATACGGCCGGCCTTTTCTGGCGGGATCTCCAGAGAAAATACGAGCTTTTCCATGACGTCGGACGAGGGCTGCACTTTCCCGTTTAATATGTTGCTAAGTGTGTTTCTATTGATCCCGGTTTTCTCCGCGAGCTCCTTAATTGTTTTGATTTCTTTCTCTGCCATGATCTTTTTGATCTCGATGTAGTCGGTTTTATAAATTTCTGCCATTGTGTGCCTCCTTTCTTAAAAACTTACCTACTGCGTAAGGTTATAGTAACACCAGCAAGCAAGCGTGTCAATACTTTTTGCGTAAGTTTTTTGATATTATGCATAGTATTAGTTGCGTTTTGCGTAAGTTTGTGATATTCTAAGGGTGTTCTAAATAAGAAGGAAGGAGGTGCCAGACATGGCCGAGATCAACGACCGAATAAAGGAGCGGCGGCTCGCAGCCGGCAAAACGCTGTTAGAAGTGGCTGAGTATTTAGGAGTCAAAGAAGCGACAGCGCAGCGGTACGAGAGCGGAGAAATAAAGAACATTAAGCATGAGACGATCGTCTCACTGGCTCAGCTCTTTAATTGTTCTCCGGCGTACCTTATGGGCTGGGAGTCAAAGGCGGTTGTCAATGATTTCCCGCTATCTGATATAGAGAAGGAAATAATCATAGCATACCGCAAAACCGACGCAATAGGCAAGGCTTGTGTGCTTCGCACGCTCGGCGTTGACGAAAAAGGGGACAATCAAAAAATGGCATAAATTACCATAAGAAACGCCCCCGAACTTCCCGAGAGGGAAATGTTATAAAACTTGATTTTACATAACCGACGCGGCCGGCCCAGAACTCCGGCCGATGATCGGTTACAATAAAAGCGAAGGAGGTCCTTATATATGGGAATGAGATTTAGAAAGAGCAAAAAGATCGCGCCGGGTGTTCGCCTGAACCTGAGCGCAAAGAGCGCAAGCGTATCAATCGGCCCGAAGGGTTTCAAGAAAACATTCAGCACCAGCGGCAGAGTGACAACAACGGTGGGGATCCCGGGTACCGGGCTTTCCTACTCCACAAGTAAGAAAACGGGCCAGACTGCTGCCGGTTCCACCTCTCAGGAGGCGCCTGCTGCCCCCGTGGTGGCTTCCAATAAAAACAAGTGGGTAACTCTTGCCCTCTGTGTGTTCCTCGGCTTCTTTGGGGCTCACCGCTTCTATGTTGGCAAGGTCGGCACCGGAGTCCTTTATATTTTCACTGTCGGCGGTCTGGGCTTCGGCTGGATCATTGACATGGTTATGATCTGTTGCAACAAATTCACCGACAGCACCGGCGCGGTGGTTGGTCTGAAGGTTGCTGAGTATACCAGACAGCCGGATCCTGATCTTGCAGAGGCTTCTCTGGAGGAGCAGCGGGAGGCAGCGGCCGAGACTGCCAGAGCTTACGGCTATACCGTAATAGAGTCAGGCGCTCAGGATAATGCCGACAAGTAAAAACACGGCTCGAAAATATGCCGCAGGAGGTAGCTCGGATAATTCCTGCGGCGTAGAGCCATTACGGGCGGTCATATACGCAAGATATTCCAGCAGCGGCCAGCGTGAGGAGTCGATCGAGGGACAGCTCCGCGACTGCTACGAGTTCGCCAAAAAGCACGGCATTATTGTCATAGGCGAATACATCGACAAGGCAATGACTGGACGAGTGGACCGGCGGCCAGACTTTCAAAGAATGATGAAGGACAGCGAGAAGGGTCGCTTTAATTGCGTTTTGCTCTGGAAAATGGACCGTTTTGCCCGGAACCGTTACGACTCAGCCATGTATAAATATAAGCTCAAAAAGAACGGGATCCGTATTTTCTACGCAAAAGAGACCATACCGGACGGCCCGGAGGGTATTATATTAGAGTCAGTAATGGAGGGCTACGCTGAGTATTACAGCGAAAACCTCGCCCAGAACGTGAAGCGCGGCAACTACGACAGCGCGCTGGAGCTCAAAACACTGGGAAAGACCTGCCTCGGGTTGAAAACCGGCCCAGACGGTCGCTATATGATAGATCAGGCCGAGGCCGCTATCGTTCGCAGGATCTTCGAGGAGTATGCCGAGGGTGAGCGCGCGAAGGATATATACGAGAGACTAAACTCAGAGGGCTACCGGACGAGCCGGGGCGGTAAATTCAACAAGAATAGCCTCCGGCGTATTCTATCGAATAAAAAATATATTGGTGTCTATGAGTATGAGGACATTTATGTCGAGAATGGGATCCCGGCCATAATTACCGATCGGGATCTATTTGAGAGGGTTCAGAAAATGCTAAAAATAAACCACGACGCACCGGCCAGAGGCAAGGCGCAAAATTTCCTGCTTACAACAAAATTGTTTTGCGGGCTTTGTGGTTCTCCGATGATAGGCGACGGCGGCACCAGCCACACCGGGAAAGCATACGCCTATTACTCATGTACGAAGCGCAAGCGCGGCCGGAGCTGCAAGAAGGAGTCGGTGCCTAAAGACTGGATCGAGGACCTTGTTGTCGGCGAGCTTGTCAAGATCGTACACAACGACGAACTGATCGAGCAGATTGCCGATCGCGTCATGGAGTACCAGAAAAGAGAAAAGGATCAGTCCGGCCTTCATGCGTTGGAGATCCGGCAGAAAGAAAACGAGAAAGCAATCAGCAACATGCTGGCAGCCATTGAAGCCGGCATAATTACCCCGAGTACAAAAACCCGGCTCATGGAGCTGGAGGCTGATCGCGCGGACATTGAAAAGGGAATAGCTCACGAGCTCTTAGCAGAGCCAGAGTTCGAGCGGGATCAAATTATCTACTTTTTAGAGAGGTTCCGCTCTGGAGATATAAACGACGAGGCGTACCGCATTATGTTGGTCGATACGTTCCTAAATTCCGTCTATTTGTACGACGACGATCATCTGGTTTTAGTGATGAATTACTCAGGAGAGAATTGCAAGGTTGATCTCAAACTGGTGGAAGGCGCTGTCAGTGGTGACGGTTGCAAAGGTTCAGCTTTTGCGCCGTCAAGCGCATTGAAAAAAGATTCAGTTTTTACTGGATCTTTTTTCTTATTCATGATAATAGAATGTTCACGGAGCGCGCATTCTATTATTTGCTCTTGGATGAGATAAAAATTAAATATGGGCGAAATATATAGAAGATAGAGGTGATTTCATCCATTTTATAATAGAAATTCATTTAACATACAAGAAAATGGGTGAAAAAGGATGAGATTTCATTATAATAGCCCACGAAAATCAAAAAGTCAGGGTGAAAACAGCAGAAATGAAGGAGTTTCGCCCAAAATGATAGAGGAAGAAGTTGAAAATAGAAAATAATGGGTGAAAGTGGTTTGAAAGATGGAAATTTAGCCCGTTCATCTGGTGGATGTCTGTTATGTGTGGATCAGAGTGAAAGCAGAGTAAATTTAAACGGAAACCCCATTCACAAATTCGCAGGAAAGCTTTGAAAAAGCACTGTGTGATCAGTAAAAAAGTGTAATTAATTTTTACATTGCAATAAAAAAATGGAAAACCTTGTAAACCAAAGTTTCCCATCATTAAGAGAAGAGCGCGAGACGGGACTCGAACCCGCGGCCCCGACCTTGGCAAGGTCGTGCTCCACCAACTGAGCCACTCGCGCATATGTAAATTGTTTTGTATCTGTCTGTCAGACACATTCGATATCATACTATGGGAAACAGGATTTGTCAACAAATTTTTTGAAATAGTTATAATGAAAGCTGAAAATCATGTATTTTGGAGAAAAAACCATTTTTTGATTTAAAAAAGAATTAATAATATTCATCTATATATTAAGTAGGAAAAATGCTATAATACGGGATGTCTGATTAGCAGGATGCAGACAGTGGACATTTAAGGAGGAACTATGGAAAAGAAA
This window encodes:
- a CDS encoding ERF family protein produces the protein MQEEQKETAAGSPVASFQTRRDKPIEVMSLQEKFIELRRQIPRIEKGQHSEEVPYKFAKIDDVWRAITPTMNELGVNFDIIQEENAQIKTMNTQHGGLMFLYESDLTMRWTNADNEDDTDEAQTHAIAWNDDPAKAKGSAWTYAIKYYLFEKFSIDMGETDPDMKGKPSAQTASQPVRNAAGNQQSQQGNKTAQSGQNGAEKKLTAAQLDRMYRKAQDAGLSKEQTDGRINYLYSKKPADMTRAEYDDICKRMDDTARELRNGGNRQ
- a CDS encoding DUF6273 domain-containing protein, translated to MPKLIQTTTTETETTWKGLANLIKGGGGTLKIGDIITEKTLDGEEMDLVVVDMGPGWARFESKDCLPVEVAYNQNNRNAGGFADSDVKRYLNEEVFNSLPEELRNVIAEVERKQENGESSLCRLFLPTESELFGDCCYSEDDTYSQIEYYKDRRNRIKCNRKGGSPDWYWTASVRSGGSTGCVSVSYHGHSYDWSASTELYVPVCFVIQ
- a CDS encoding DNA cytosine methyltransferase is translated as MKILDKKRYRVRKLTPTEYGRLQAFPMEHWEQVVSDSQAYKQFGNAVTTTVATGVAESITDFLSHVGILKEDTTMEEMNKATSAQAQTENPAIAQITAILQPKKERLTELMNEESQLRTEVEALELAISTIQNGGKENA
- a CDS encoding DNA cytosine methyltransferase, which produces MQPIVNDFFCGCGGMGVGFLNAGYKIAGAWDFDKYAVQSYDHNVGHHVKQADIKEMTWQDVPFAHVWAFGFPCQDLSVAGKQAGLLLKCQDCDSDFAIDPSNFTGQTTCPNCGSKNYKAASRSGCFYEIMRLIDETREHAPNSLPAVLVAENVKGLTPYIPVLTAELKQRGYIAHVKLYNSKFWNVAQNRERYYIAATRDDLPDVLQMPAQNEDPENVPKLSLFLDDNVPERFYIPNEKAQKIIEQALKRLETLGKVHATITPDRIEKRQNGRRAKDDEDPMFTLTAQDLHGVIIQTEEDDENGVIVSEICTETGLLDPNGCGKTLRVGGGGR
- a CDS encoding spore cortex-lytic protein; protein product: MTAKKETVLSPEPVHNFKDHREIIARKRRKANRRREVFLARLAAGAALVLVVTVTVSLVSCSKKKEPVNAPAAETTETPQETTLIIQDETQPDGYYFAYLTEDGEPHAVNMEELARSWASETGFELRYELTDAERYEVAQIVTAEAEGEPLAGKIAICQCILQACEDDGIRPAEAAARYSYSKKRPEPSTEAMQAVRYVFDFGMIASTEPIKYFYNPDLVASKFHESQRYIMTINNHRFYAEKEE
- a CDS encoding 3'-5' exonuclease, with the translated sequence MQQFKKIVFFDTETTGLDPEKDQIIELAAALVTENGIELKIDAFCKLPEGEKIPEKIVELTHITDDMLADKGIDYREACRIFCNMLHSDSEVLLVAHNIQFDLLFILEMFKRCGMVPKAPKLRALDSLTVYKDRAAYPHKLANAIEHYGLADKVQNSHRAIDDVLALYEVTKAMSEERDDLTDYIDLLGYNPKYGITGRKLRQITYMPQSYKLGCRLPDLMNGGGSCE
- a CDS encoding DNA adenine methylase; the protein is MKYMGSKAKVARYIVPIIQEQIERSGYETYLEPFCGGCNVIDKIEAPQRIASDCNKYLIALMQHIQAGGELPGYIEREEYAKVRANRDDYPEWYAGYVGFVASYNGRFFDGGYSGKTQTTGGLRDYQDEGRRNIEAQRDKLKDVIFLHKDYRAWNPTGCVIYMDPPYENTKQYKSVEIFDHADFWRVARLWSHDNIVLISEQEAPDDFVPVWIHSVTRTMNQNKTIAATEKLFVAKEVLEREEIVAAV
- a CDS encoding helix-turn-helix domain-containing protein produces the protein MAEIYKTDYIEIKKIMAEKEIKTIKELAEKTGINRNTLSNILNGKVQPSSDVMEKLVFSLEIPPEKAGRIFFSLILRTA
- a CDS encoding helix-turn-helix domain-containing protein, giving the protein MAEINDRIKERRLAAGKTLLEVAEYLGVKEATAQRYESGEIKNIKHETIVSLAQLFNCSPAYLMGWESKAVVNDFPLSDIEKEIIIAYRKTDAIGKACVLRTLGVDEKGDNQKMA
- a CDS encoding DUF4236 domain-containing protein, with protein sequence MGMRFRKSKKIAPGVRLNLSAKSASVSIGPKGFKKTFSTSGRVTTTVGIPGTGLSYSTSKKTGQTAAGSTSQEAPAAPVVASNKNKWVTLALCVFLGFFGAHRFYVGKVGTGVLYIFTVGGLGFGWIIDMVMICCNKFTDSTGAVVGLKVAEYTRQPDPDLAEASLEEQREAAAETARAYGYTVIESGAQDNADK
- a CDS encoding recombinase family protein: MPTSKNTARKYAAGGSSDNSCGVEPLRAVIYARYSSSGQREESIEGQLRDCYEFAKKHGIIVIGEYIDKAMTGRVDRRPDFQRMMKDSEKGRFNCVLLWKMDRFARNRYDSAMYKYKLKKNGIRIFYAKETIPDGPEGIILESVMEGYAEYYSENLAQNVKRGNYDSALELKTLGKTCLGLKTGPDGRYMIDQAEAAIVRRIFEEYAEGERAKDIYERLNSEGYRTSRGGKFNKNSLRRILSNKKYIGVYEYEDIYVENGIPAIITDRDLFERVQKMLKINHDAPARGKAQNFLLTTKLFCGLCGSPMIGDGGTSHTGKAYAYYSCTKRKRGRSCKKESVPKDWIEDLVVGELVKIVHNDELIEQIADRVMEYQKREKDQSGLHALEIRQKENEKAISNMLAAIEAGIITPSTKTRLMELEADRADIEKGIAHELLAEPEFERDQIIYFLERFRSGDINDEAYRIMLVDTFLNSVYLYDDDHLVLVMNYSGENCKVDLKLVEGAVSGDGCKGSAFAPSSALKKDSVFTGSFFLFMIIECSRSAHSIICSWMR